The Eleutherodactylus coqui strain aEleCoq1 chromosome 6, aEleCoq1.hap1, whole genome shotgun sequence genome window below encodes:
- the ATP4A gene encoding potassium-transporting ATPase alpha chain 1 isoform X2 has translation MGKEDYDMYSVEAGKDRQGEMDVKIKKKEGKGMKKKERLENMKKEMDINDHELTIEELEEKYQTSAVRGMKSSYAGEVLMRDGPNELKPPKGTPEYVKFARQLAGGLQCLMWVAAVICLIAFGIQCSQGDMTSADNLYLAVTLIAVVVVTGCFGYYQEFKSTNIIASFKNLVPQQATVVRDGEKFQINANQLVVGDVVEIKGGDRVPADIRIITSQGCKVDNSSLTGESEPQTRSPEYTHESPLETRNIAFFSTMCLEGAATGMIINTGDRTIIGRIASLASGVGNEKTPIAIEIEHFVDIIAGLAIFFGATFFVVAMVIGYPFLRAMVFFMAIVVAYVPEGLLATVTVCLSLTAKRLARKNCVVKNLEAVETLGSTSVICSDKTGTLTQNRMTVSHLWFDNQIHSADTTEDQSGQSFDQTSDTWRALSKVVSLCNRAFFKGGQDGVPIPKRIVIGDASETALLKFSELTVGNVTEYRERFKKVSEVPFNSTNKFQLSIHELQDPLDLRYLLVMKGAPERILERCSTIMIKGQELPLDTQWQEAFQTAYMDLGGLGERVLGFCHLYLNEKEFPRGFNFDTEDMNFPTNGLCFAGLISMIDPPRATVPDAVMKCRTAGIRVIMVTGDHPITAKAIAASVGIISEGSETVEDIAARLRIPVEQVNKRDARACVVNGGQLKDMSSEELVEVLRMHPEMVFARTSPQQKLIIVESCQKLGAIVAVTGDGVNDSPALKKADIGIAMGIAGSDAAKNAADMILLDDNFASIVTGVEQGRLIFDNLKKSIAYTLTKNIPELAPYLIYITASVPLPLGCITILFIELCTDIFPSVSLAYEKAESDIMHLKPRNPRRDRLVNESLAVYSYFQIGVIQSFAGFVDYFTTMAQEGWYPHYCVGLRANWENQHLQDLEDSYGQEWTFSQRLYQQYNCYTVFFLSIEICQIADVLIRKTRRLSVFQQGFFRNKVLLIAIVFQLCLGNFLCYCPGMPNVFNFMPIRYQWWLVPVPFGILIFVYDEIRKLGVRRHPGSWWDKELYY, from the exons AACGACCATGAGTTGACTATAGAAGAGCTGGAGGAGAAGTACCAGACAAGTGCCGTGAGA GGTATGAAGAGCAGCTATGCCGGCGAGGTCCTAATGCGGGACGGACCTAACGAGCTGAAGCCACCTAAAGGTACCCCGGAGTACGTGAAGTTTGCCCGTCAGCTGGCCGGAGGGCTGCAGTGCTTGATGTGGGTGGCTGCTGTCATCTGCCTGATCGCTTTTGGGATCCAGTGTTCACAGGGAGACATGACCAGTGCGGACAAT TTGTATTTGGCCGTCACCCTCATAGCTGTCGTTGTCGTCACTGGTTGCTTTGGTTATTACCAGGAATTCAAAAGCACCAACATCATTGCCAGCTTCAAGAACCTCGTGCCTCAG caaGCCACTGTAGTACGAGACGGAGAAAAGTTTCAGATTAATGCCAACCAACTGGTGGTAGGAGACGTAGTGGAGATAAAGGGTGGAGACCGTGTACCGGCGGACATTAGAATTATCACCTCACAAGGGTGTAAG GTGGATAACTCTTCCCTCACTGGGGAATCTGAACCCCAGACTCGATCTCCAGAATATACTCATGAAAGTCCCCTGGAAACAAGGAACATTGCTTTCTTTTCCACCATGTGTCTGGAAG GAGCCGCCACAGGAATGATTATCAACACTGGTGACCGCACCATCATTGGTCGTATTGCCAGCTTGGCATCAGGTGTGGGGAATGAGAAAACACCAATCGCCATTGAGATTGAGCACTTTGTGGACATCATCGCTGGTCTGGCCATCTTCTTCGGAGCTACTTTTTTCGTAGTTGCCATGGTTATCGGCTATCCCTTCCTCCGGGCTATGGTCTTCTTCATGGCTATTGTTGTAGCCTACGTTCCTGAAGGTCTGCTGGCCACTGTCACG GTATGTCTGTCTCTCACTGCCAAACGTCTTGCCCGAAAAAATTGTGTTGTTAAGAACCTTGAAGCTGTGGAGACACTGGGCTCTACATCAGTCATCTGCTCAGACAAGACAGGAACGTTAACCCAGAACCGGATGACCGTGTCACACTTGTGGTTTGACAACCAGATCCATTCGGCTGATACCACTGAAGACCAGTCAG GACAAAGCTTTGACCAGACATCGGACACCTGGAGAGCTCTGAGTAAGGTGGTCAGTCTCTGTAATAGAGCCTTCTTTAAGGGCGGACAGGATGGAGTCCCAATACCCAAG CGCATCGTTATTGGAGATGCCTCTGAGACCGCTCTGCTGAAGTTCTCTGAGCTGACAGTTGGCAACGTCACAGAGTACAGAGAACGCTTCAAGAAAGTGTCAGAAGTTCCCTTCAACTCAACCAATAAGTTTCAG TTGTCCATCCATGAACTGCAAGACCCTTTGGACCTGCGCTACCTGCTTGTGATGAAGGGTGCTCCGGAACGTATCTTGGAGAGATGTTCCACCATCATGATTAAAGGACAGGAGCTTCCTCTGGACACTCAATGGCAAGAAGCCTTCCAGACAGCTTACATGGACCTTGGAGGTCTTGGAGAGAGAGTCTTGG GTTTCTGTCATCTCTACCTCAACGAGAAGGAGTTTCCCCGTGGATTTAACTTTGACACTGAAGACATGAACTTCCCCACCAATGGCCTGTGCTTTGCCGGATTAATCTCTATGATTGACCCCCCTAGAGCCACTGTACCTGATGCAGTCATGAAATGTAGAACTGCTGGAATCAGA GTCATCATGGTCACCGGAgatcatccaatcacagccaagGCTATCGCAGCCAGTGTCGGTATCATCTCCGAAGGCAGCGAGACAGTGGAAGACATTGCAGCTCGCCTGCGCATTCCTGTAGAGCAAGTGAACAAACG AGATGCCCGGGCTTGCGTCGTTAATGGTGGGCAGCTGAAAGACATGAGCAGCGAGGAGTTGGTGGAAGTCTTGAGGATGCACCCAGAGATGGTGTTTGCCCGTACGTCCCCCCAGCAGAAGCTGATCATTGTGGAAAGTTGTCAGAAACTG GGGGCCATTGTAGCGGTGACAGGTGATGGTGTCAATGACTCTCCCGCTCTGAAGAAGGCCGACATTGGAATCGCTATGGGAATTGCTGGATCTGATGCTGCCAAGAACGCAGCCGACATGATCCTCTTGGACGATAATTTTGCCTCCATCGTCACAGGAGTAGAACAGG GACGTCTGATCTTTGACAATCTGAAAAAATCCATTGCCTACACACTGACCAAGAACATCCCAGAACTGGCGCCATATCTCATCTACATCACAGCCAGTGTCCCCCTACCCCTGGGCTGCATCACCATCCTCTTCATTGAGCTGTGTACTGATATT TTCCCCTCTGTATCTCTGGCCTATGAGAAGGCAGAGAGCGACATCATGCACCTGAAGCCAAGAAACCCTCGCCGCGACCGTCTGGTGAATGAATCTCTTGCTGTGTACTCCTACTTCCAAATAG GTGTCATTCAGTCATTTGCTGGCTTCGTGGATTACTTCACGACGATGGCGCAGGAGGGCTGGTACCCGCACTATTGTGTGGGACTCCGCGCCAATTGGGAGAACCAACACTTACAGGATTTGGAGGACAGCTACGGCCAGGAATGG ACATTCAGCCAGCGCCTCTACCAGCAGTACAACTGTTACACCGTCTTCTTCCTCAGTATTGAGATCTGCCAGATCGCCGATGTCCTCATCAGAAAAACCAGACGTCTCTCCGTCTTCCAGCAGGGATTTTTCAG AAATAAGGTCTTGTTGATCGCCATCGTCTTCCAGTTGTGTCTTGGTAACTTCTTGTGCTACTGCCCTGGAATGCCAAACGTCTTCAACTTCATGCCCATCCG GTACCAGTGGTGGCTCGTCCCTGTGCCGTTTGGCATCTTGATTTTCGTTTATGATGAAATCCGTAAACTTGGAGTCCGCAGACACCCAGGAA GCTGGTGGGACAAAGAGCTTTACTACTAG
- the TMEM147 gene encoding BOS complex subunit TMEM147 produces MTLFHFGNCFALAYFPYFITYKCSGLSEYNAFWRCVQAGATYLCVQLCKMLFLATFFPTWEGAAGAYDFIGEFMKATVDLADLLGLHLVMSRNAGKGEYKIMVAAMGWATAELVMSRCLPLWVGARGIEFDWKYIQMSIDSNISLVHYMAVAALVWMWTRYDLPAHFRLPVTVLLGLSMYKAFIMDCFVHIFLLGSWTALLLKAVTTGVLSLSCLTLFVSLVHGN; encoded by the exons ATGACGCTCTTTCATTTCGGGAACTGCTTCGCTTTGGCCTATTTCCCGTACTTCATCACGTACAAATGCAGCGGGCT GTCGGAGTACAACGCCTTCTGGAGATGCGTCCAGGCCGGAGCCACCTACCTGTGTGTGCAGCTCTGCAAG ATGCTTTTCCTGGCGACTTTTTTCCCGACCTGGGAAGGAGCGGCCGGAGCGTACGACTTTATTGGG GAATTCATGAAGGCCACGGTGGACCTGGCTGACCTGCTGGGTTTACACCTGGTGATGTCTCGGAACGCAGGGAAAGGCGAGTACAAGATAATGGTGGCCGCGATGGGATGGGCGACTGCAGAACTCGTCATGTCGAG GTGTCTCCCTCTTTGGGTCGGTGCCCGTGGGATTGAATTTGACTGGAAATACATCCAGATGAGCATCGATTCCAACATCAGCCTG GTGCACTACATGGCGGTGGCGGCTCTGGTCTGGATGTGGACGCGCTACGATCTCCCCGCTCACTTCCGGCTGCCTGTTACAGTCCTCCTGGGGCTCAGCATGTACAAGGCCTTCATCATGGA CTGCTTTGTGCACATTTTCTTGCTGGGCAGCTGGACGGCGCTGCTCCTGAAGGCTGTGACCACCGGCGTGCTGTCCCTCAGCTGCCTCACGCTCTTCGTAAGTCTAGTTCACGGAAACTGA
- the ATP4A gene encoding potassium-transporting ATPase alpha chain 1 isoform X1, translating to MGKKEDYDMYSVEAGKDRQGEMDVKIKKKEGKGMKKKERLENMKKEMDINDHELTIEELEEKYQTSAVRGMKSSYAGEVLMRDGPNELKPPKGTPEYVKFARQLAGGLQCLMWVAAVICLIAFGIQCSQGDMTSADNLYLAVTLIAVVVVTGCFGYYQEFKSTNIIASFKNLVPQQATVVRDGEKFQINANQLVVGDVVEIKGGDRVPADIRIITSQGCKVDNSSLTGESEPQTRSPEYTHESPLETRNIAFFSTMCLEGAATGMIINTGDRTIIGRIASLASGVGNEKTPIAIEIEHFVDIIAGLAIFFGATFFVVAMVIGYPFLRAMVFFMAIVVAYVPEGLLATVTVCLSLTAKRLARKNCVVKNLEAVETLGSTSVICSDKTGTLTQNRMTVSHLWFDNQIHSADTTEDQSGQSFDQTSDTWRALSKVVSLCNRAFFKGGQDGVPIPKRIVIGDASETALLKFSELTVGNVTEYRERFKKVSEVPFNSTNKFQLSIHELQDPLDLRYLLVMKGAPERILERCSTIMIKGQELPLDTQWQEAFQTAYMDLGGLGERVLGFCHLYLNEKEFPRGFNFDTEDMNFPTNGLCFAGLISMIDPPRATVPDAVMKCRTAGIRVIMVTGDHPITAKAIAASVGIISEGSETVEDIAARLRIPVEQVNKRDARACVVNGGQLKDMSSEELVEVLRMHPEMVFARTSPQQKLIIVESCQKLGAIVAVTGDGVNDSPALKKADIGIAMGIAGSDAAKNAADMILLDDNFASIVTGVEQGRLIFDNLKKSIAYTLTKNIPELAPYLIYITASVPLPLGCITILFIELCTDIFPSVSLAYEKAESDIMHLKPRNPRRDRLVNESLAVYSYFQIGVIQSFAGFVDYFTTMAQEGWYPHYCVGLRANWENQHLQDLEDSYGQEWTFSQRLYQQYNCYTVFFLSIEICQIADVLIRKTRRLSVFQQGFFRNKVLLIAIVFQLCLGNFLCYCPGMPNVFNFMPIRYQWWLVPVPFGILIFVYDEIRKLGVRRHPGSWWDKELYY from the exons AACGACCATGAGTTGACTATAGAAGAGCTGGAGGAGAAGTACCAGACAAGTGCCGTGAGA GGTATGAAGAGCAGCTATGCCGGCGAGGTCCTAATGCGGGACGGACCTAACGAGCTGAAGCCACCTAAAGGTACCCCGGAGTACGTGAAGTTTGCCCGTCAGCTGGCCGGAGGGCTGCAGTGCTTGATGTGGGTGGCTGCTGTCATCTGCCTGATCGCTTTTGGGATCCAGTGTTCACAGGGAGACATGACCAGTGCGGACAAT TTGTATTTGGCCGTCACCCTCATAGCTGTCGTTGTCGTCACTGGTTGCTTTGGTTATTACCAGGAATTCAAAAGCACCAACATCATTGCCAGCTTCAAGAACCTCGTGCCTCAG caaGCCACTGTAGTACGAGACGGAGAAAAGTTTCAGATTAATGCCAACCAACTGGTGGTAGGAGACGTAGTGGAGATAAAGGGTGGAGACCGTGTACCGGCGGACATTAGAATTATCACCTCACAAGGGTGTAAG GTGGATAACTCTTCCCTCACTGGGGAATCTGAACCCCAGACTCGATCTCCAGAATATACTCATGAAAGTCCCCTGGAAACAAGGAACATTGCTTTCTTTTCCACCATGTGTCTGGAAG GAGCCGCCACAGGAATGATTATCAACACTGGTGACCGCACCATCATTGGTCGTATTGCCAGCTTGGCATCAGGTGTGGGGAATGAGAAAACACCAATCGCCATTGAGATTGAGCACTTTGTGGACATCATCGCTGGTCTGGCCATCTTCTTCGGAGCTACTTTTTTCGTAGTTGCCATGGTTATCGGCTATCCCTTCCTCCGGGCTATGGTCTTCTTCATGGCTATTGTTGTAGCCTACGTTCCTGAAGGTCTGCTGGCCACTGTCACG GTATGTCTGTCTCTCACTGCCAAACGTCTTGCCCGAAAAAATTGTGTTGTTAAGAACCTTGAAGCTGTGGAGACACTGGGCTCTACATCAGTCATCTGCTCAGACAAGACAGGAACGTTAACCCAGAACCGGATGACCGTGTCACACTTGTGGTTTGACAACCAGATCCATTCGGCTGATACCACTGAAGACCAGTCAG GACAAAGCTTTGACCAGACATCGGACACCTGGAGAGCTCTGAGTAAGGTGGTCAGTCTCTGTAATAGAGCCTTCTTTAAGGGCGGACAGGATGGAGTCCCAATACCCAAG CGCATCGTTATTGGAGATGCCTCTGAGACCGCTCTGCTGAAGTTCTCTGAGCTGACAGTTGGCAACGTCACAGAGTACAGAGAACGCTTCAAGAAAGTGTCAGAAGTTCCCTTCAACTCAACCAATAAGTTTCAG TTGTCCATCCATGAACTGCAAGACCCTTTGGACCTGCGCTACCTGCTTGTGATGAAGGGTGCTCCGGAACGTATCTTGGAGAGATGTTCCACCATCATGATTAAAGGACAGGAGCTTCCTCTGGACACTCAATGGCAAGAAGCCTTCCAGACAGCTTACATGGACCTTGGAGGTCTTGGAGAGAGAGTCTTGG GTTTCTGTCATCTCTACCTCAACGAGAAGGAGTTTCCCCGTGGATTTAACTTTGACACTGAAGACATGAACTTCCCCACCAATGGCCTGTGCTTTGCCGGATTAATCTCTATGATTGACCCCCCTAGAGCCACTGTACCTGATGCAGTCATGAAATGTAGAACTGCTGGAATCAGA GTCATCATGGTCACCGGAgatcatccaatcacagccaagGCTATCGCAGCCAGTGTCGGTATCATCTCCGAAGGCAGCGAGACAGTGGAAGACATTGCAGCTCGCCTGCGCATTCCTGTAGAGCAAGTGAACAAACG AGATGCCCGGGCTTGCGTCGTTAATGGTGGGCAGCTGAAAGACATGAGCAGCGAGGAGTTGGTGGAAGTCTTGAGGATGCACCCAGAGATGGTGTTTGCCCGTACGTCCCCCCAGCAGAAGCTGATCATTGTGGAAAGTTGTCAGAAACTG GGGGCCATTGTAGCGGTGACAGGTGATGGTGTCAATGACTCTCCCGCTCTGAAGAAGGCCGACATTGGAATCGCTATGGGAATTGCTGGATCTGATGCTGCCAAGAACGCAGCCGACATGATCCTCTTGGACGATAATTTTGCCTCCATCGTCACAGGAGTAGAACAGG GACGTCTGATCTTTGACAATCTGAAAAAATCCATTGCCTACACACTGACCAAGAACATCCCAGAACTGGCGCCATATCTCATCTACATCACAGCCAGTGTCCCCCTACCCCTGGGCTGCATCACCATCCTCTTCATTGAGCTGTGTACTGATATT TTCCCCTCTGTATCTCTGGCCTATGAGAAGGCAGAGAGCGACATCATGCACCTGAAGCCAAGAAACCCTCGCCGCGACCGTCTGGTGAATGAATCTCTTGCTGTGTACTCCTACTTCCAAATAG GTGTCATTCAGTCATTTGCTGGCTTCGTGGATTACTTCACGACGATGGCGCAGGAGGGCTGGTACCCGCACTATTGTGTGGGACTCCGCGCCAATTGGGAGAACCAACACTTACAGGATTTGGAGGACAGCTACGGCCAGGAATGG ACATTCAGCCAGCGCCTCTACCAGCAGTACAACTGTTACACCGTCTTCTTCCTCAGTATTGAGATCTGCCAGATCGCCGATGTCCTCATCAGAAAAACCAGACGTCTCTCCGTCTTCCAGCAGGGATTTTTCAG AAATAAGGTCTTGTTGATCGCCATCGTCTTCCAGTTGTGTCTTGGTAACTTCTTGTGCTACTGCCCTGGAATGCCAAACGTCTTCAACTTCATGCCCATCCG GTACCAGTGGTGGCTCGTCCCTGTGCCGTTTGGCATCTTGATTTTCGTTTATGATGAAATCCGTAAACTTGGAGTCCGCAGACACCCAGGAA GCTGGTGGGACAAAGAGCTTTACTACTAG